attcgCTCTTTGATTGCTGATCAGTGGGAAGAGACGTTACCAATTTGTCTATGGACTTCTGAACATTTTCAAGCTGTTCCTCAAGATCTGCAATATTGTTTCCTTGCGAATGAAGTCTGGTTATTTCCTCCTTGAGGTTGGCACTAACACTCTTGTTAACAGGAACCACATTTCCAACTTCAAATTCTTTTGGGGTTTGTCGGATTGCACACATTTCCCTTATTTCTGCTTGAAGCTTAGCAATGGTCTCTGCAGCATTTTGGTTACCTTGTTTATGACAAGCGACCTCCTTTTGAAGTACTTCTAGAGCTCGATTTGCTTCTTCTCCGAGTTGCTCCTGAAGTTGTTCAAGTTTCCTGATTTCATGCATTAGTGTGAAAGGAGTCATCAATGACTGCCTCATTGTCTGCCTTCCCATTGTATTTCTTATGTTATTGCCACGGTTTGTCTCCTTGCCATCATCAAGTTTCGGTGATAATGTCCCAGAGAAAGATAGACACTTCTTCACTACTGGCAATGGTGATTCATATGGCTTTAAACCCTGAGGTATCTATCAACACAAAAGAATAAGGGCctatctgagagagagagagagagagagagagagagagagagagagagagagagagagagacctgttgTTCATCCTCAAGCTTTCTACGCAATTCATCTACTTGGGATTGTGCAAGATCTCTTTGGTGCCTCAGTTCTTCGATTTCCATCTCCATCTAAGCAAAattgaagaagagaaaataagtattaGTTGAAATCCTTCTAAACCTATGGCTATTTTGCAGAAACAAATGTTGGATACCTGCTGAATTTTCCAATCTTTTTCATTAGATGGATCTGGGGTGCGCAATTCTGCTTCCAGTCTAGCTACTTCCTtctgcaaatgttttacaagcTGCTTATCTGGAACAACCTGGTCAAAGTTTTTGAACAAGATGGAACTAACCTCAGTATTTACCTTTGCACAAGGAGATTGCCAATGCATTTTAAAGTAGCAAAAGCTAGAAGTACAAACCATATTAACTTGGGCATTATTTGTCACTTCCTTTGCTCGGGTAGCAAAGTAGAGAGTGTTCCTTGATTGTTCAGCATGGCTGAGTGCTGGGCTCAAAGTGCATATGATGGCAGTGCGAGCATTCCCACCAAGCGAGTGCTGCAGGATGCGTGTGAGCTTGGAATCTCTGTAGGGTATATGACCACTTCTTTTCCCGACACTGCAGTCATCCACAATTCTCATATTAATAGAAAATCAATTGGCTTGCAATATGCCCTTGTGAAGACTAAGTAATTGGACCGGCTTGTTAATTTGATTTAGTCCTTGGAATCAAGTTCATAAGCATAAAATGTTTTTAAATATCTAGGGAAATCAAAACAGAATGATCACCAAACATATCAACGGAAACACCAGTTCCTCATAATGGAAGACAAATAGACATTACAATCTGCACGTGGCAGCATTTTGAACAAGTTAAAGTTTAGAAGGAACTAAATTGTACTAATATAGTCTGAGACACGCGATAATAAGACTTGCTTCCACAGCCAGGACACaattaaaagaaatcaaagacaCTGGTGGAGGGGAGGGTAATGCATAAATTTCTGGCGAAAAACCATTTGATTTCTCTAGCGTTTGAATATACAGAAATGGACTATAAAACTGAGCTCTGACCTGAGCTTCCTAATGACAGTTGTGAGAGTCATCAAGCTTAGGTTAATATGGCAGCCTTCCCTAAGCCTAGCACCGTCGGCATTCGTCTGAGATGCTCTTTCGCTACCAGCTAGATCTACAAAGTTCTGCATAACAACAACATACCATATATCTTGTAAGTCGCTCTCCCCTGGAATTCTTTTGCACAATTACCTGAAGGCAAAAAATTGTTTACCAGGCTTGCCACGTAAGATCTCACGCAATCTGAACTTTCACGATGGATACTTTCTATTGTCTGCACAATTACCAAAAATAGTTGCAATATGTTTATCATAACGAACAACAGTTACGCACAAATATTTAGTACAAGTTTCTGAACTTGCCAGCCTTATTATCTGGTGCGACCGCGAGCTAGTATCGTTTAGGGAAGTTTCACCCACTTGCCTTTGGGCTGCAACATTCACAGATTAATACGTTTAGAAAACCCAGTTTAACCATATACACCCACAAACTAATTCCAGAGTTCGAATGTTTACCCTCACATATACTGATCAATTGCCTTAGATGCTGATCATTGTTTGCTGTTTCTTCTaccaacttctcaaccacagtTCCTTTCTGCATTTAGAGATGCCAGTAAGCAAACATCAGCAATGCGTAAGACAAACAAAATATGCTTCCTACAACTGTTAGTCAATATGAATAGGTCTTACCTCTGGATCATCTAAAAGCTTGAGATTGCGACCAGATTCTGAATTCAAGAGGTCTCTGACATTCTCATTGTAGATTTCTAGTCCAGAAATTCTTATTCTAAAATCTCTCCCAGGAGTCTGTCAATTCAGATTGTATGTAGAAAGTCTGGAATTAGTCTTGATATTTTCACAAATGAGATGGATTAGTAAAGAAATGTCACGTACATTCATTATGTGCTTATAGATATCGTGGACAGCTTTGTCTGTGATTCCTCTCATTGTGTAAGTTTTCCCGCTGCTTGTTTGCCCATATGCAAAGATGGTTGCTGtagcacacacacaaaaaaacaaattgctCAACATATGTACAAGATTACGTAAAATAGCACCAAATAGATGTCACAAAGAAATGCATTACCATTGATGCCCATTAGAGCAGACAAAGCAACATTCTTCACTCCTTCCTCATATACTGATTCAGTTAAACAAGCTGGACCAAAGACTCTATCTGAAATGGTGACAAGTTTATGTTGTCAAACTATTCAAAACAAAATCGTTTGCTTAAAAGAAATTCCGAAGAGTGCATATGTAGGTTTGATTGGGTACCAAAGGTAAACGAAGCTGGTTGAGTTGCACGCTCTTGGGTCGGTGGTTTGTGCACGATCGTGTGTTCATCAATGCACTCCCATGCTACTTGGTCTTTGGCCAACTGCTCCCGCTTATTCAAAGGTCGTAAACGTACTGTTACAacgattttctcttcctttacTTTGGAGCCACCTGGAGTTGATACTGGTGTCCTCTCTATTTTTGAAACTGGTGTTGTACCAGgattttttactttcattttaCTCTATAGATTTAAAGTTCGCCCTGACACTGTAAAAGCTCGTTATATAACCAGCTGAGTTATCTGCAGTCTGTCTGGTAGAATCATTGATGAATCAGTATAACGAAATAAGAATAATTGCTTATGCCAAATGAACAAAAGGAAAgcatagaaaagaaaagaaaacaataaacccAATATAGTAAAGTTGGTGTTTCGCAGAAACTTTTAAGCTTTGAATCGAACTAGATTCTAATCTTTATTATGGTTTGAAATATCGGCCGATATGTACCGAGTTCGATGATGGCCGATATTGTGGTGCGAAAGGAAAATCACATGTGTAACGCGTTGAATAAGTCTCCTACCAAGTTGGAGCAaactgtgtgtgtgtagaggacAACTCCCCTAGGTGTCGGCAAATACCTTCACACGTAGCCTTGAAGGCTGTGGGTTCTTCTCTCTGTGTATAAGTATGTACTAATTGAGATTTGAGAGACAGAGAGCAGAGTGTGGTTGTAGCAATGTAGCCTGAGAGAAGGTGAGGTTGAGAGATGGTCAGATGGGGGAGCCGGTGGTTCTCGCCTCAGAGTGAGTTTTTG
This DNA window, taken from Rhododendron vialii isolate Sample 1 chromosome 8a, ASM3025357v1, encodes the following:
- the LOC131335511 gene encoding kinesin-like protein NACK1 isoform X1 is translated as MKVKNPGTTPVSKIERTPVSTPGGSKVKEEKIVVTVRLRPLNKREQLAKDQVAWECIDEHTIVHKPPTQERATQPASFTFDRVFGPACLTESVYEEGVKNVALSALMGINATIFAYGQTSSGKTYTMRGITDKAVHDIYKHIMNTPGRDFRIRISGLEIYNENVRDLLNSESGRNLKLLDDPEKGTVVEKLVEETANNDQHLRQLISICEAQRQVGETSLNDTSSRSHQIIRLTIESIHRESSDCVRSYVASLNFVDLAGSERASQTNADGARLREGCHINLSLMTLTTVIRKLSVGKRSGHIPYRDSKLTRILQHSLGGNARTAIICTLSPALSHAEQSRNTLYFATRAKEVTNNAQVNMVVPDKQLVKHLQKEVARLEAELRTPDPSNEKDWKIQQMEMEIEELRHQRDLAQSQVDELRRKLEDEQQIPQGLKPYESPLPVVKKCLSFSGTLSPKLDDGKETNRGNNIRNTMGRQTMRQSLMTPFTLMHEIRKLEQLQEQLGEEANRALEVLQKEVACHKQGNQNAAETIAKLQAEIREMCAIRQTPKEFEVGNVVPVNKSVSANLKEEITRLHSQGNNIADLEEQLENVQKSIDKLVTSLPTDQQSKSESKKKKLLPLASSNGANRHNFIRSPCSPLSTTHQVVGTEIENRAPENGAVTPSDTPQVSEKDTPTRSEEGGDTSSKEGTPYRRSSSVNMRKMQKMFQNAAEENVRSIRAYVTELKERVAKLQYQKQLLVCQVLELEANEVAGYDVENDENRTEIQEASPAAWNVIFREQRQQIIELWDVCHVSIIHRTQFYLLFKGDPADQIYMEVELRRLTWLQQHLAELGNASPARFGNEPTISLSSSIRALKREREFLAKRLTTRLTAEERDALYIKWEIPLDGKHRRIQFINRLWTDPHDPKHVQESADIVAKLVGFCESGNLSKEMFELNFVLPSDKRPWLMGWDQISNLLPL
- the LOC131335511 gene encoding kinesin-like protein NACK1 isoform X2; this encodes MKVKNPGTTPVSKIERTPVSTPGGSKVKEEKIVVTVRLRPLNKREQLAKDQVAWECIDEHTIVHKPPTQERATQPASFTFDRVFGPACLTESVYEEGVKNVALSALMGINATIFAYGQTSSGKTYTMRGITDKAVHDIYKHIMNTPGRDFRIRISGLEIYNENVRDLLNSESGRNLKLLDDPEKGTVVEKLVEETANNDQHLRQLISICEAQRQVGETSLNDTSSRSHQIIRLTIESIHRESSDCVRSYVASLNFVDLAGSERASQTNADGARLREGCHINLSLMTLTTVIRKLSVGKRSGHIPYRDSKLTRILQHSLGGNARTAIICTLSPALSHAEQSRNTLYFATRAKEVTNNAQVNMVVPDKQLVKHLQKEVARLEAELRTPDPSNEKDWKIQQMEMEIEELRHQRDLAQSQVDELRRKLEDEQQGLKPYESPLPVVKKCLSFSGTLSPKLDDGKETNRGNNIRNTMGRQTMRQSLMTPFTLMHEIRKLEQLQEQLGEEANRALEVLQKEVACHKQGNQNAAETIAKLQAEIREMCAIRQTPKEFEVGNVVPVNKSVSANLKEEITRLHSQGNNIADLEEQLENVQKSIDKLVTSLPTDQQSKSESKKKKLLPLASSNGANRHNFIRSPCSPLSTTHQVVGTEIENRAPENGAVTPSDTPQVSEKDTPTRSEEGGDTSSKEGTPYRRSSSVNMRKMQKMFQNAAEENVRSIRAYVTELKERVAKLQYQKQLLVCQVLELEANEVAGYDVENDENRTEIQEASPAAWNVIFREQRQQIIELWDVCHVSIIHRTQFYLLFKGDPADQIYMEVELRRLTWLQQHLAELGNASPARFGNEPTISLSSSIRALKREREFLAKRLTTRLTAEERDALYIKWEIPLDGKHRRIQFINRLWTDPHDPKHVQESADIVAKLVGFCESGNLSKEMFELNFVLPSDKRPWLMGWDQISNLLPL